The following are encoded in a window of Pseudomonas sp. St316 genomic DNA:
- a CDS encoding amidase, with protein MIEITETSIAQLRAALESGQTTAVALVQAYLARIDAYDGPDTPTALNAVVVRNPDALKEAQASDARRANGQTLGPLDGIPYTAKDSYLVKGLTAASGSPAFKDLVAYRDAFTIERLRAAGAICLGKTNMPPMANGGMQRGVYGRAESPYNGAYLTAPFASGSSNGAGTATAASFAAFGLAEETWSSGRGPASNNGLCAYTPSRGVISVRGNWPLTPTMDVVVPFARTMADLLEVLDVVVANDPDTRGDLWRLQPWVPIPSVDSVRPASYPSLASHPSALAGVRFGVPRMYINADPEAGTAQAPGIGGPTGQRIITRPSVIALWEQARKALEACGAEVVEVDFPLVSNCEGDRPGAPTVFTRGLVSKEFLHHELWDLSAWAFDDFLRANGDPTLNRLADVDGPKIFPHDPGTLPNREDDLAAGMDEYVKMAQRGITPWDQIPTLPDGLRGLEETRRIDLEDWMERLGLDAVIFPTVADVGPADADVNPASADIAWSNGVWVANGNLAIRHLGVPTVTVPMGVMADIGMPVGLTFAGRAYDDSTLLRLASAFESIGSKRLIPPRTPPLSA; from the coding sequence ATGATCGAAATCACCGAAACCTCCATTGCCCAATTGCGCGCTGCGCTGGAGTCGGGCCAGACAACGGCGGTAGCGCTTGTCCAGGCCTACCTCGCCAGGATCGATGCCTACGACGGCCCCGATACGCCCACAGCCCTCAACGCGGTGGTGGTCCGCAACCCCGATGCATTGAAGGAGGCCCAGGCCAGCGATGCCCGTCGGGCCAACGGCCAGACCCTGGGGCCGCTTGACGGCATTCCTTATACGGCCAAGGACAGTTACCTGGTCAAGGGGCTCACTGCCGCTTCCGGCAGCCCGGCGTTCAAGGACCTGGTTGCTTATCGCGATGCGTTCACCATCGAACGGCTTCGCGCCGCCGGGGCGATCTGCCTGGGTAAGACCAACATGCCGCCCATGGCCAACGGCGGTATGCAGCGCGGGGTGTATGGCCGTGCCGAGAGCCCGTACAACGGCGCCTACCTCACCGCTCCATTTGCCTCAGGCTCGTCGAACGGTGCGGGCACGGCAACCGCCGCCAGTTTCGCGGCGTTCGGCCTTGCGGAAGAAACCTGGTCGAGCGGACGCGGTCCGGCGTCGAACAATGGCTTGTGCGCGTATACGCCGTCGCGCGGCGTGATCTCGGTGCGTGGCAACTGGCCGTTGACGCCGACGATGGACGTCGTCGTGCCCTTCGCCAGGACCATGGCCGACCTGCTCGAAGTGCTGGACGTGGTGGTCGCCAATGACCCGGACACCCGTGGCGACCTGTGGCGCCTGCAACCCTGGGTGCCGATTCCGAGCGTCGACTCGGTTCGTCCAGCCTCGTATCCGAGCCTTGCCAGCCACCCAAGTGCGCTGGCAGGCGTTCGGTTCGGCGTTCCTCGGATGTACATCAACGCCGACCCTGAAGCGGGCACCGCCCAAGCGCCCGGCATCGGCGGCCCGACGGGGCAGCGAATCATCACCCGGCCTTCGGTGATCGCCCTCTGGGAGCAAGCGCGCAAGGCCCTTGAGGCCTGTGGCGCCGAAGTGGTCGAGGTGGATTTCCCCCTGGTGTCCAACTGCGAGGGCGATCGTCCTGGCGCACCCACGGTGTTCACCCGCGGCCTGGTTTCCAAAGAGTTCCTGCACCATGAGTTGTGGGACCTGTCAGCCTGGGCATTCGATGATTTCCTGCGGGCCAACGGCGATCCAACGTTGAATCGTCTGGCCGACGTCGACGGACCGAAGATTTTCCCCCACGACCCGGGCACCCTGCCCAACCGAGAGGATGATCTGGCCGCCGGCATGGATGAGTACGTGAAGATGGCCCAGCGCGGCATCACGCCGTGGGACCAGATCCCGACCCTGCCCGACGGCCTGCGTGGGCTTGAAGAGACACGTCGAATCGATCTGGAGGACTGGATGGAGCGGCTGGGCCTGGACGCGGTGATCTTCCCGACCGTGGCCGATGTCGGGCCGGCGGATGCGGACGTCAACCCGGCATCTGCCGATATCGCCTGGAGCAACGGGGTCTGGGTCGCCAACGGCAACCTCGCCATCCGCCATCTGGGCGTGCCCACCGTCACGGTGCCGATGGGCGTCATGGCGGACATCGGCATGCCCGTCGGGCTGACGTTTGCAGGCCGCGCCTATGACGATTCGACGTTATTGCGACTGGCTTCGGCGTTTGAATCAATCGGCTCAAAACGCCTGATCCCGCCGCGGACACCGCCGCTGTCGGCTTGA
- a CDS encoding thermostable hemolysin: MPDFDWNIHLPLAFGDAGPPVRHLHRALPGQPRRAEFEAFIQQRFRQVHGADIRHFMPQLFGLDDVHGTLCAVAGVRRAAQGPLFLERYLDSPIEPLISAAADRPVDRTGIVEVGNLAASDTGSARLSIIAITYLLAMGGLEWVTFTGNIGLVNSFHRLGLKPVTLCPADPQRLGEDRHLWGRYYESQPWVHVGNIRAGFIHLRNTGLFNRLGLPTDLGETSHVA; this comes from the coding sequence ATGCCCGATTTCGACTGGAACATCCACCTGCCGCTGGCCTTTGGCGACGCCGGCCCGCCGGTTCGCCACTTGCACCGGGCTTTGCCGGGACAACCTCGGCGAGCTGAGTTCGAGGCGTTCATCCAGCAGCGTTTTCGCCAGGTCCACGGCGCCGATATTCGTCACTTCATGCCGCAGCTGTTCGGGCTCGACGATGTCCACGGCACGCTCTGCGCAGTCGCCGGTGTGCGCCGGGCCGCCCAGGGGCCGCTGTTTCTCGAACGTTACCTGGACAGCCCCATCGAGCCCTTGATCAGTGCCGCCGCCGACCGTCCAGTGGACCGCACCGGCATCGTCGAGGTTGGCAACCTGGCCGCCAGCGACACGGGCAGCGCCCGGCTGAGCATCATCGCGATCACTTACCTGTTGGCCATGGGCGGCCTGGAGTGGGTTACGTTCACTGGCAACATCGGCCTGGTCAACAGCTTCCATCGCCTGGGCCTCAAGCCTGTAACGCTGTGCCCGGCCGACCCGCAGCGCCTCGGCGAGGACCGTCATCTCTGGGGGCGCTACTACGAAAGCCAGCCGTGGGTTCATGTCGGGAACATCCGCGCCGGTTTCATTCATCTGCGCAATACCGGCTTGTTCAATCGCCTGGGACTGCCGACGGACCTCGGAGAAACCAGCCATGTCGCCTGA
- a CDS encoding AMP-binding protein, whose product MSPEMERFKGALRGHAERRGHAVALWGDGSQLDYATLYSEVVYRQQRLRDEHISVVALALDNGIEAMLWDLAALFEGLTCVILPGFFSQAQRRHCLEQSQAERVIAEPAFEAQLQAAGYQHSGEFWRRHFDGPSRLPAGTAKLTFTSGTTGTPKGVCLSADSLLRVARELEQASQPVEARHHLAILPLAILLENLGCYAALYAGAMLSLPSQNTLGIQGASGVDPTRLLGCLAERRAHSLILVPQLLLMLVTAAEQKMFNPHIVRFAAVGGARVSHDLLQRAQRVGLPVFEGYGLSECASVVCLNRPQAHRAGSVGQPLPHVAVRLADDGEVLIKGSTLLGYLGEPAHASEWWPSGDLGEFDEDGFLYLRGRKKHQFVTSFGRNVNPEWVEAELTQGGDIAQAFVYGEAMPHNHALLWPARAECTDQALELAVAKANDTLPDYAQVHRWTRLDQPFSAANGMLTANGRPRREAIVEHYRAQLTSSVLSEESPS is encoded by the coding sequence ATGTCGCCTGAAATGGAACGCTTCAAGGGCGCTCTGCGTGGTCATGCCGAGCGCAGGGGCCATGCCGTGGCGCTGTGGGGCGACGGCTCGCAGCTCGACTACGCGACACTTTATTCCGAAGTGGTGTACCGCCAGCAGCGCCTGCGCGATGAGCACATCAGCGTTGTCGCCCTGGCCCTGGACAACGGCATCGAAGCGATGCTCTGGGACCTTGCCGCGCTGTTCGAAGGGTTGACCTGCGTCATCCTGCCCGGTTTTTTCAGCCAGGCTCAACGTCGGCACTGCCTGGAGCAGAGCCAGGCCGAGCGAGTGATTGCCGAGCCCGCGTTCGAAGCGCAACTGCAAGCTGCCGGCTACCAGCACAGTGGCGAGTTCTGGCGACGGCACTTCGACGGCCCGAGCCGTCTGCCGGCCGGCACCGCCAAGCTGACGTTCACCTCCGGTACCACCGGCACACCCAAAGGTGTCTGCCTGAGCGCCGACAGCCTGTTGCGGGTGGCCCGTGAACTGGAGCAGGCCAGCCAACCGGTCGAGGCCCGGCATCACCTGGCGATACTGCCCCTGGCGATTCTGCTGGAAAACCTTGGTTGCTACGCGGCGTTGTATGCCGGTGCCATGCTAAGCCTGCCCAGCCAGAACACCCTCGGCATCCAGGGTGCCAGTGGGGTCGACCCGACGCGCCTGCTGGGCTGCCTGGCCGAACGTCGGGCGCACAGCTTGATCCTGGTTCCACAACTGCTATTGATGTTGGTCACGGCGGCCGAACAGAAGATGTTCAATCCGCACATCGTGCGATTCGCCGCCGTCGGTGGGGCACGGGTGTCCCACGATTTGTTGCAACGGGCCCAGCGGGTTGGCCTGCCGGTGTTTGAAGGTTATGGGCTGTCGGAGTGCGCCTCGGTGGTCTGTCTCAACCGGCCACAGGCCCATCGTGCCGGCAGTGTCGGCCAGCCGCTGCCCCATGTGGCGGTGCGCTTGGCCGATGACGGCGAAGTCCTGATCAAGGGCTCGACGCTGCTCGGTTACCTGGGTGAGCCTGCGCACGCCAGCGAATGGTGGCCCAGCGGCGACCTGGGTGAGTTCGATGAAGACGGTTTCCTTTACCTGCGCGGGCGCAAGAAACACCAGTTCGTAACCAGCTTCGGTCGCAACGTGAACCCCGAATGGGTTGAAGCCGAACTCACCCAGGGCGGTGATATTGCCCAGGCCTTCGTTTATGGCGAAGCCATGCCGCACAACCATGCGCTGCTCTGGCCCGCTCGGGCCGAGTGCACCGATCAAGCGCTGGAATTGGCCGTGGCCAAGGCCAACGACACGCTGCCCGATTACGCACAGGTCCATCGGTGGACGCGCCTGGACCAACCCTTCAGCGCTGCCAACGGCATGCTCACCGCCAATGGCCGGCCACGTCGGGAGGCCATCGTCGAGCATTACCGCGCGCAGCTCACTTCATCTGTCTTGTCCGAGGAATCCCCATCATGA
- a CDS encoding DMT family transporter produces MNPTKSMNCTSLPKPDGYWLIPLPLLEAALLLTWSSGFVGARFSMDYAPAWLVVFWRCVVVTLVLLPFVARQLRRTSPVVLLKNAGIGLLAMAGYLAGITQGIALGVPAGLAALVADLLPMGLALLAAGVLKQRLAWQVWAGLLIGLLGVMLVTQGALAWGNAPWWAYSLPLLGMLSLAVATLWQKYLPGAQSLGLLPNLWLQCCVSGLAFALVGAARGSLAPIPSTGFVLSVLWTAGLSTMGGYGLYWLCLRRATATRVASVLYLSPPITMLWAWAMFNEPLSWPMVSGMAVSGIGIWLVVGTEARQARRQASELER; encoded by the coding sequence ATGAACCCGACTAAATCGATGAACTGCACTTCACTGCCCAAGCCCGACGGGTACTGGCTAATTCCATTGCCATTGCTCGAGGCGGCGTTGCTGCTGACGTGGAGCTCCGGCTTCGTCGGCGCGCGCTTTTCCATGGATTACGCGCCAGCATGGCTGGTGGTGTTCTGGCGTTGCGTCGTGGTCACGCTCGTCCTGTTGCCCTTCGTCGCCAGACAGCTGCGCCGAACCTCGCCCGTCGTGTTGTTGAAAAATGCCGGCATCGGCCTTCTGGCAATGGCGGGCTACCTGGCCGGTATCACCCAAGGCATTGCCCTGGGGGTGCCGGCGGGCCTGGCCGCGCTTGTCGCTGACCTGCTGCCGATGGGCCTGGCGCTGTTGGCTGCGGGTGTACTCAAGCAACGACTGGCCTGGCAGGTCTGGGCCGGGCTGCTCATCGGCCTGCTCGGCGTCATGCTGGTCACTCAAGGCGCGCTGGCGTGGGGCAACGCGCCCTGGTGGGCCTATAGCCTGCCGCTGCTTGGCATGCTCTCGCTCGCCGTCGCGACCCTGTGGCAGAAATATCTACCCGGCGCGCAATCACTGGGCCTGCTGCCTAACCTGTGGCTGCAATGCTGCGTTTCGGGCCTGGCCTTCGCCTTGGTCGGAGCCGCCCGTGGCAGCCTGGCCCCGATACCCAGCACAGGCTTTGTACTGAGCGTCTTATGGACCGCGGGCCTGTCGACGATGGGCGGCTATGGACTCTACTGGCTGTGCCTGCGCCGCGCGACCGCCACCCGGGTCGCCAGCGTCCTGTACCTCAGCCCGCCCATTACGATGCTCTGGGCCTGGGCCATGTTCAACGAACCGCTTTCATGGCCGATGGTGTCGGGCATGGCGGTCTCCGGGATTGGCATCTGGCTGGTCGTCGGCACCGAAGCCCGGCAGGCCAGGCGCCAAGCGTCTGAGCTGGAGCGCTAA
- a CDS encoding LysR family transcriptional regulator, with the protein MTAILDIDLIRTFHAVARIGKFSAAAEQLHKSPAAVSVHIQRLEAVAGGRLLNRDNQSVSLTALGKRLLVATTELLSTHDRVLADLHGTRLAGRITLGVPDEYAEHVIRDILPTFAAAWPNVVLELKTAPSYALRDQVLRGKLQAAVVAQPKGQVSAEGQVLVSTTPVWVGPVHMTVASMEPLPLAVHAVQCPYRQAMMEALRQSGRRTRVVLESPSNQAVKACVEAGLAISLIDRARVTDAMQILEGLPVIEEHEVVFMRSQASHADEAVDLLSRAMQQYFRL; encoded by the coding sequence ATGACGGCCATACTCGATATTGACTTGATACGTACGTTTCATGCGGTGGCGCGGATCGGCAAATTCAGTGCGGCGGCAGAACAACTGCACAAAAGCCCGGCGGCGGTCAGTGTGCATATCCAGCGCCTGGAAGCGGTCGCTGGCGGGCGTTTGCTCAACCGGGACAATCAATCGGTATCCCTCACCGCATTGGGCAAGCGTCTGCTCGTGGCGACGACGGAGCTGCTGAGCACCCATGACCGGGTACTGGCCGATCTGCACGGAACCCGGCTGGCGGGACGCATCACGCTGGGGGTGCCGGACGAATACGCCGAACATGTCATTCGCGACATCCTCCCGACCTTCGCCGCCGCGTGGCCCAACGTGGTGCTGGAACTCAAGACCGCGCCCAGCTATGCGCTACGTGACCAGGTCCTGCGCGGCAAGCTCCAGGCAGCGGTCGTTGCGCAGCCGAAGGGGCAGGTCAGTGCCGAGGGGCAAGTGCTGGTTTCCACCACGCCAGTCTGGGTCGGTCCGGTCCACATGACGGTGGCTTCGATGGAGCCTTTGCCGCTGGCGGTGCATGCGGTGCAATGTCCTTATCGGCAAGCGATGATGGAGGCCCTCAGGCAAAGCGGCCGCAGGACCCGAGTCGTCCTGGAAAGCCCCTCCAACCAGGCCGTTAAGGCGTGTGTGGAGGCCGGGTTGGCGATCAGCCTGATAGACCGCGCGCGGGTGACAGATGCGATGCAGATCCTCGAAGGCCTGCCGGTCATTGAGGAGCACGAGGTGGTGTTCATGCGATCCCAGGCTTCACACGCCGATGAGGCGGTGGACCTGCTTTCCCGTGCCATGCAACAGTATTTCCGGCTGTAG
- a CDS encoding VOC family protein, whose product MISHVFLGIADFDRAFVFYSKVMAELGLALKFSDAHKGWAGWIAEHSPRPIFVIGKPFDGKANEPGNGQMVALLAPSRESVRTSYATALALGGTCEGEPGLRPHYHPDYYGAYFRDLDGNKLCVCCHDSVST is encoded by the coding sequence ATGATCTCGCATGTTTTTCTAGGTATCGCCGATTTTGATCGCGCCTTCGTGTTCTATTCAAAGGTCATGGCCGAGCTGGGCCTTGCATTGAAGTTTAGCGACGCCCACAAAGGCTGGGCTGGCTGGATTGCCGAGCATTCGCCTCGCCCGATCTTCGTGATTGGAAAACCCTTTGACGGCAAGGCGAACGAACCCGGCAACGGACAAATGGTGGCTCTGCTTGCACCCAGCCGGGAATCCGTCAGGACCAGCTACGCGACAGCGCTGGCACTGGGCGGGACGTGTGAGGGAGAACCCGGTTTGAGACCCCACTACCACCCCGACTATTACGGCGCCTACTTTCGGGATCTCGATGGCAACAAGCTTTGCGTCTGCTGCCATGATTCGGTGTCGACTTAG
- a CDS encoding pyridoxamine 5'-phosphate oxidase family protein, which produces MDEALQAKNSPWHEGELALQRSVGAVDMMASVGQRQLARTWMPDQHRAFYAQLPFVVLGAVDRQGDVWATLRAGQPGFMSSPEPQTLHINLEPEPNDPAQEGMGEGDAIGMLGIELHTRRRNRMNGVVRRQLDPGLEISVSQAYGNCPRYINLRQYHFVDAQAVAARQLTVSDPLVRRLVTAADSFYIATYVVRDGERQVDASHRGGKPGFVRVDEDGSLTIPDFSGNLFFNTLGNILLNPRAGLVFVDFQTGDLLQMSGSAQVLLDDPEISAFQGAERLLRFTPQRIVYRPAAIALRWKDQAEGDSPNSMMTGSWEQATERLQAEALRSRWRALRVARVVDESHNIRSFYLQASDGLGLPRFEAGQHLPVRILLEGQKAPSIRTYSVSSAPSDDFLRISVKRDGSVSSHLHDQVQALHEIEARAPQGHFTVQATERRPLVLLAAGVGITPLLSMLREVVYQGQRISRMRPVWLVQSARSVADLAFRDEIDELAARAGDKLQVLRMVSQPPTEAGDAEGYDLAGRIDVELLKKLLPLNDYDFYLCGPGSFTQALYDGLRKLRIPDDRIHAETFGPSTLVRDLEVSMPAPGQVPAASEAVKVLFASSGKEARWEPGSGTLLELAEARGLNPEFSCRGGSCGTCKTRLSRGQVHYLSLPAEPVGEGEVLICCAVPAQGSEPLVLEV; this is translated from the coding sequence TCGAGCGTTTTACGCCCAACTGCCTTTCGTGGTGCTGGGAGCGGTGGACCGGCAAGGCGACGTCTGGGCGACCCTGCGCGCGGGGCAACCGGGCTTCATGAGCTCGCCCGAGCCGCAGACCCTTCACATCAACCTTGAGCCTGAGCCCAATGATCCGGCCCAGGAAGGCATGGGCGAGGGGGATGCCATCGGGATGCTGGGGATCGAGTTGCACACCCGCAGGCGCAACCGCATGAACGGTGTCGTGCGTCGTCAGCTCGACCCGGGGCTCGAGATTTCAGTGAGCCAGGCGTATGGCAACTGCCCCCGCTACATCAACCTGCGCCAGTACCACTTTGTCGACGCGCAGGCCGTTGCAGCGCGTCAACTGACCGTGTCCGACCCGCTGGTGCGGCGTCTGGTGACGGCCGCCGATTCGTTCTATATCGCCACCTACGTGGTGCGCGATGGCGAGCGGCAGGTGGATGCTTCTCACCGTGGTGGCAAGCCAGGGTTCGTGCGCGTGGACGAGGACGGGTCGCTGACCATCCCGGACTTTTCCGGTAACCTGTTCTTCAACACGCTGGGCAACATCCTGCTCAATCCTCGGGCCGGGCTGGTGTTCGTCGATTTCCAGACGGGCGATCTGCTGCAAATGAGTGGCTCGGCACAAGTGCTGCTGGATGACCCCGAGATCAGTGCGTTCCAGGGCGCCGAGCGGCTGTTGCGCTTTACCCCGCAACGCATCGTTTATCGCCCGGCGGCCATTGCCCTGCGTTGGAAGGACCAGGCCGAAGGCGACTCGCCCAACTCAATGATGACCGGCAGCTGGGAGCAGGCCACCGAGCGCTTGCAGGCCGAGGCGCTGCGTAGCCGCTGGCGTGCATTGCGGGTCGCGCGGGTGGTGGATGAGAGCCACAACATTCGCTCGTTCTACTTGCAGGCGAGCGATGGCTTGGGGTTGCCCCGGTTTGAAGCCGGGCAACATTTGCCGGTGCGGATCTTGTTGGAGGGGCAGAAAGCCCCATCGATCCGGACCTATAGCGTATCCAGTGCGCCGTCGGATGATTTTTTGCGCATCAGTGTCAAGCGCGATGGTTCGGTGTCATCCCACCTGCATGATCAGGTGCAGGCGCTGCACGAGATTGAGGCGCGAGCGCCCCAGGGCCATTTCACCGTCCAGGCCACCGAGCGGCGTCCGTTGGTCTTGCTCGCCGCGGGCGTGGGCATCACACCGTTGTTGTCGATGTTGCGCGAGGTGGTTTACCAGGGCCAACGCATCAGCCGCATGCGCCCGGTCTGGCTGGTGCAAAGCGCCCGCTCGGTGGCCGACCTGGCTTTTCGCGATGAAATCGACGAACTGGCCGCCCGTGCCGGCGACAAGCTGCAGGTCCTGCGCATGGTCAGCCAGCCGCCCACTGAGGCGGGGGACGCTGAGGGCTATGACCTGGCCGGCAGGATCGATGTGGAACTGCTCAAGAAACTGCTGCCGCTCAACGACTACGACTTCTATTTGTGCGGGCCGGGCAGCTTTACCCAGGCGCTGTACGACGGCCTGCGCAAACTGCGCATCCCTGATGATCGCATCCACGCGGAAACCTTCGGTCCCTCGACGCTTGTGAGGGATCTCGAAGTCAGCATGCCGGCGCCAGGGCAAGTACCGGCCGCAAGCGAAGCGGTGAAGGTCTTGTTCGCCAGTTCCGGCAAGGAGGCACGTTGGGAACCGGGCAGTGGGACGCTGCTGGAACTGGCGGAAGCGCGCGGCCTGAACCCGGAATTCAGTTGCCGTGGCGGTTCCTGCGGCACCTGCAAAACCCGCTTGAGCCGCGGTCAGGTGCATTACCTGAGCTTGCCGGCCGAACCGGTTGGCGAAGGTGAAGTGCTGATCTGTTGCGCGGTGCCGGCCCAAGGAAGCGAGCCGCTGGTGCTTGAGGTTTAG